TCTTTTTAAAGAGCAAGGAGCAGGAGACCAAGGTTTGATGTTCGGGTTCGCGATCGACGAAACTCCTGAACTTATGCCTATGCCAATCTATTACTCTCATGAGTTAGTTAGATATTTGTCTGGATTACGTCATGACGGTAAATTGAAATGGTTACGCCCAGACGCTAAGTCTCAAGTAACTGTAGAATACAAAAACGGAAAACCTACTCGTATTGATACCGTTGTAATTTCTACCCAACATTCTCCAGATGTTTCTCACAAACAGCTTGAAGAATCTGTAATTGAAGAATGTATCAAGAAAGTGATCCCAGCTAACTTCTTGAAAGATACGAAATATTTTATCAACCCAACTGGACAGTTCATCATCGGTGGACCACACGGAGATACTGGTCTAACAGGACGTAAGATCATCGTGGATACTTATGGTGGTTACGGAAGACATGGTGGTGGAGCATTCTCCGGAAAAGATCCATCCAAAGTGGACCGTTCCGCAGCATACATGGGTAGATATATCGCGAAAAACGTGGTAGCTGCAGGACTTGCTTCTCAGTGTGAGGTGCAGTTGGCATATGCGATCGGTGTTGCTGAGCCTGTTTCGGTTCACGTTGACACTTTCGGAACTGGTAAACTTTCCGAAGAAGAGATCGTAAAAAGAATTAAAGCAAACTTCAAACTGACTCCAAGAGGGATCACTGAGTCCTTACAATTATTGGAGAAAGGAAGAAAATACAGGGAAACCGCTGCTTACGGACATTTCGGAAGAAGTGGAGAAACATTTACCTGGGAAAGAACTGATAAAGCAGGAGCATTGAAAGGTTAATGGGAGCAGTATCCGCATCTAGCGCAGACCAAAAAGCAACCAGAGACGGTTATGGAGACGCATTGCACGAATTAGGTGCAAAACGTTCCGATATCGTAGTACTAGACGCGGATCTTTCCGGTTCTACTAAAACCAATAAGTTCTCAAAAGCATTTCCTGACCGTTTTTTCAACGTAGGAGTCGCTGAGCAGAATTTAGTGGGACATGCAGCCGGACTTGCTCTTGCAGGTTACGTTCCATTTGCTTCTTCTTTCGCGATGTTTTTATCCGGAAGAGCATGGGAAGTGGTTCGTAATAGCGTAGTTTATCCTTTCTTAAATGTAAAATTAGTAGCTTCTCATGGTGGAATTACCGTCGGTGAGGACGGAGCTTCTCACCAATGTATCGAAGATTTTGCCACAATGAGAGCAATTCCTGAAATGGTAGTGATCTGTCCTTCTGACTATAACGAAACTAAACAGATCATTCATGCAATCGCAGATTATAAAGGACCTGTTTACGTAAGAGTTGGTCGTCCTAATCTTCCTTTAATCGAAAGAGAAAATTATAAATTCGAGATCGGAAAAGCAGAAGTGATGAGAGAAGGTAAAGACGTTCTTATCATCGCAAACGGAGTTCTGGTCAACGAAGCAATGATCGCAGTAAAAGAGTTGGAAGCAGAAGGTATCCAAGCTACTCTTTTGAACATGGCAACCATCAAACCTATCGATAAAGAAGCTATATTGAAATATGCTAAACTTTGCGGTACAGTTGTTACTTGCGAAGAACATAATGTGATTGGTGGACTCGGTTCTGCAGTAAGTGAATTTTTATCTGAAGAACATCCAGTTAGAGTTCTGAAATTAGGAATGAAAGACAGTTTCGGTAAATCCGGTACTTGGTCTGGACTTCTGGATTATTTCGGACTCAGATCCAAAAACATAGTGGAACTAGCGAAAAAAGCAGTCCAATCCAAATAATAAATAACCCGGTGCTTTTGCCGGGTGTAAGTTTTTCGTGCCATGCCTAACTCTCCCTCAATAGAAGAAACCACCACAGAAGATCCGGTGCAAATCGGGGGACCCTGGAGAGTGGTTTTATGGGATGATAATGAACATACTTACGAATACGTAATCATGATGCTTATGGATGTATGTAAAATGACTCCGGAGCAAGCGTTCAGTCACGCTGTAGAAGTAGACGCTCAGAAAAAAACAGTGGTGTTTGCAGGTGAATTAGAACACGCGGAACATATCCAAGACTTAATCTTAAATTACGGGCCGGATCCACTTCTTCCCGCATCTAAAGGCTCAATGAGCGCAACCCTCGAAGGGTAAGGCCAATAAAAAACCCGGCAGAGTGCCGGGTTTTTTTCTTAAAGTAAGTTTTACTTCTTCTTAATTAAGATCTTTCTTTCGATTTCGAAAATTTTCTCAGGAAGTTTTTCCTTACCGTGTTTTTTCTTATCGTTCTCTTTTAAGAATAGATCCGCTCCGAATTTTTCGAAGGCATCGTTTGCCTTGATGTTTTTCAGACCGATGAATTGAAGATGAACTTCTCCCGCAGGGATTCCAAATTCTGTTCCTCTATCTTTTACTGAAAGAACTCTAGTGATCGCAGTCACAGTGTCTCCACTGAAAGAAGGTTGAGTATGATATCCCTCAGTGAATCCAAGATCCCAGATAACATTCTCAGTCACATCTCTGGAAGAAAGTCCGCATAACCATGCAAATACGAGTCCTCCGTAAACGACAGGTTCTCCACCCATTGGTCCAGAAATTCCGGAAGAATAAAGTTTGTCGTAATGAAGTGGGTGAGTGTTCCCAACTCTGTAAGTCCAAGGGAAATGTTCGTCAGTGATAGTTCTTCCATTTTGGTGGATATAAATCTGACCGGCTGCGAAATTTTCGAAATAAGTATCTGTCCAGGTGGCTGTTTCGAAACCTTTTGGAAATTTTAACTCAGGAAGTTCGATCACTGGGCTATCAGTTTCAGGGAAGAAAGCTTCTTTAATCACTGGTTTTGGAGTTCCTTTCGGTTTTCCATTTGAGTGATAGATCATGATCTTTCTTTCGTATTGAAGTACTAGTTCCTTGTTTTGATTCAAACAGATCGTACGAACATGAACGATTCCTGGTTTATCCGCTCCCTTATCATCAATTTTGATAATTTTGGTTTTAGCAGAAAGAGTATCTCCTGGATATACAGGTTTCAGGAATTGAACGTCATAGTATCCAAGGTTCGCGAGTGCTTTTTCGGAATCGTTTTGAACTCCCAAAGAAAGTGCTATATTGAACACCATCAAAGGAGAAACTAATAGATCCTTAAATCCGTGAGCTTGTGCGTAAGGAGCAGAAAGATAAAGTGGATTTGCTTCCATAAAAGTGGTAGCAAACTCTTGTGCAAAAGAACGATCGATTGTCAGTTCTCTTGGATGTTCAAAAATTGCACCTTCTGTAAATTCTTCCAGGTATCTACCGTAAATACCCCGTTTTACGGTTCCGGTTTCCACCGGAGTTTTGGGACCTAGTTCCGCAAAGGGGGAAGTAGGGATTTTAGCCATATTGAGAACTCCTGCTTCGTTTTTAGTTTCTTCCAGGATTTTGAGATCCTCCGGTCGGAAAAGGCTTTTTCCTATCAATTAGTGTCGAAATACCCATCCAATTGGGTTCTGGATCCGAAACGAAACTCGGAAATTTGGATCTCTTGTTTGGAAAGCCCCGGATTATTATCCTTCTCCCCAAACATATGATTCCAAGTGTTTACGTAGAGAATTGGCAGTGAGTTCCGATTTTCCAAAAGGGAAGAAGAAAGTATTTTATCCTTATGAACGACCGGGTCTTCTTGGAAGATTTGATCTCCTGAGTAAACATTCTTCAAATCCAATTGAAAAGTTTTACCATCAGGTTCTAGTCGGACTAAAAAGGATTCAATGTCGTAAGTCCTACCATAACGTATCCTTCTGTAGATCCTATAGAAAAAATCCTTCCAGGTGCTTGGATGAATCTCATCTCTAAATACTAGACTAACCTCCCATTCAAATCCAATAGGAGTGATATTCGCCTTACAATAGATCCCGACCAGATCATTTCCAGTCTGAACATCTATCTCAGGTTGGGATAAAACGAATAGATCCGACTTGGGACAGATACCTTCCGTTGTTGGGAATACAGGCAAAGGGGGACTAGTACAGCCCAAATAAAGAAAGAATAGAGGGATGAGAAGATAAGATTTCATGAGAAGGCCAGAATGGGGGAATTCGAATCAGTTTTTCAATCTTGTCAAGATGGAAAATAGGTGCTTTTCCATTCGGGAAGAGAAAGTCTGGAACCGATGAGTTCCTCAGTTCTATTCAAAGAATTTCCCCAAATTGCACTTTCTGCTCAAAAGGAGAAGGTGAGAGAAAAGATTCAGAACACTAAAAAGGTTTTGGAAGACGTTATTCAGAAGAAGGATGTAAATTACGAGTCTGTAATACGACCACTGAATGATTCAATGGAAGAATTACAGGAAGAGTTCACCGTACTTTCTCACCTAAATAGTGTTAAGAATAGTGAAGAAACCCAAGAGCATTATACTGAGATCCTTCCAGAGATTACTGAATTTTATACTGAACTAGGACAGAACGAAGAACTGTTCAAATTATACACTCAAATATATGAGAAAGAAAAAACTTCCTTAGACAGACCTAAGAACAAGGTTTTGGAAGACGCAATCCTACAATTCAAACTGGGAGGAGTAGGACTTCCTGAAGATAAAAAAAATCGTCTCCAAGAAATACAACTCAAGCTTTCAGATCTTTCCAATCAATTCTCTCAAAATCTTTTGGATTCTACAAATTCTTTCGAAATGAAAATCGAATCTGAAGAAGACGTAAAAGAAATTCCCGAGTCCGACAAAACATTGTACAAAAATGAAGATGGGACTTACACCTTTACTCTTCAGTTTCCAAGCTATAATTGTTATATGACTTACGGAAGTAATCGTTCTAAAAGAGAAGAATTATATAAAGCTTACGTAACTCGTGCCCCAGGAAATGGAAAAATTTTAGAAGAGATCCTGGCTCTAAGAGATGAATCTGCAAAATTGCTTGGATATAAAAATTATGCAGAATCTTCTTTGGCAACTAAGGTAGCAGATTCTTCTGAACAGGTATTGGACTTCCTGCAGAAAATTGGAAAACTTGCAAAACCAGTAGCGGAGAAGGAAATTTCAGAACTGAAAAAATTTGCAGGAACACTTGGCATTTCGGATTTCCAGGCATTTGATAGTGCTTATGTTTCAGAGAAGTTAAAGAAGAGAGACTACGATTTCGACGAAGAGCTTACCCGTCCTTATTTCGAAAAAAATACTGTGGTTAAAGGGACCTTCTCCTTTTTAGAAAAACTTTTAGGATTAAAATTCGAGAAGACGAATGCTCCTATCTGGGATCCAAAAACAGAAGTTTATCATGTAAAAAACGGCTCCGAAATTATCTCAAGATTGTACTTGGATCTAGAAGCCAGAAAAGACAAACAGGGTGGGGCCTGGATGAATCATTGGGAAACTAGAAATCGACTTTCTGGTAAAACAATCCTGCCTTCTGCATTCGTGGTTTGTAATTTTCCTCCTTCTAAGGATTCTGCTCCTTCTCTTTTAAATCATTCGGATGTAGTAACATTTTTCCATGAAATGGGACATGCACTTCATCATCTATGTGCAAAAATAGAAGAACCTCCTGTGAGCGGCATCAATGGAGTGGAATGGGACGCGGTAGAATTTCCTTCTCAGTTTTTGGAAAATTTCGCTTACGAACCAGAGGTCTTGGACTTCTTCGCATTCCATTATGAAACTGGAAAACCAATCCCTAAAGAATTGGCTCAAAAATTAAAAGATACTAAAAACTTTTTGGCTGCTATGGGAGTGGTTCGACAGCTAGAATTCGGAATTTTTGATATAAGGATCCATCTCCAAAAATATTCGGAAACAGAAGTTCAGAATATTCTGGATACTGTTCGAAAAGAGGTAAGTGTTCTTTTTCCACCTGGATATAACAAGTTCCAGAATGGATTTGGTCATATTTTCTCAGGTGGGTACGCTGCTGGTTATTATAGTTATAAATGGGCAGAACTTTTAGCAGCGGATGCTTTTTTTGCGTTCAGATCCAAGGGAATTTTTGACACGGATCTTGCGGCAAAATACAAAACTGAAGTTTTGGAAAAGGGAGGTTCCGAAAACGCGATGGTATTATTTAAACGTTTTCTAGGAAGAGATCCAGAGCCAGATGCTTTATTAAAACTCTATGATTTAGTAGCCTAACGAAACTAAGAAAGTTTTTTGCGGAAGTTTTGAAGTAATTGTTCCGTACCTGAAAGTAGTAATTCTATCTGATCGGAATCAATATTATAGACCACATTCGTCTTTAAAGAGTCTTTAAAGGCGTTTGCATCTATCGCTTTCTGATCGTAACTATCCTTTAAAAAATTGTACCATCCGGCTAGGATCACTTTTAAGTGAGGAAGTTCTTTGATAGGGACCGAAATGACTTTCTCTGCTTCCATAAAGACACCTGCAGGTTAATTTGCGAACCGAACCAGTCAACCAGATTTTTTGCAACTAGGTTTGATCCGAATTTTTCTCAAATAAAAACGCGGCGCACAAAATCTAAGTTTAGATCCACTCTATTTGCGGAGTCTTTTTAAAGCTTTCATTAAGACTGACTTTGGTTTGTCCACTTTTGCAGCGTTCGGATTTTGCATCATCATATCCAAATACGCTTGTAGTCCTGGAATTTCGAAAAGTGGATTTGGAGAGATCCAATCTGCAATATGATCGTTTATGATTTGAAAGGTGGCAAATGCAGAACAATCCGCCGCAGTGAATTCTTTACCTGCAATATAAGGAGAAAATTTTGCCATTCTTGAAAGAGCTTTCGCTCCTTTTTGGATGGATACTTTTGTCAGTTCCACAGTTTCAGGTGAGATCGCTTTTCCTTCTACGATTGATTCGTACAATCTGCGTGCAGGAATATCTATATAATTTTCGATGAAGGATATAATCGTTCTAACTTCCGCAGCAGCAAATGGTTCTTCTGGGATCAAACGTTTGGTGTTAGGATAAGCATCATCTAAGAATTCTAGGATTGCTTGAGACTCCACCAGGTATTTTCCATCCACTTCAAGATAGGGAATTTTTCCCATAGGGCTTTTTTGTAAGAATTCCTCGTCTTGGGAGAAGGGTGTGCGAATTTCTTCGAACTCCAAACCTTTTTCTAAAAGTGCCAATTTGACCTTATTCGTATAATTGCTGATCGGATAACCGTGTAATTTTATCATAAGAGCTTAGGATCATCCGATTGGAAGCAGGATGGTAAAGTCTTTTTCAAGTATTAGATAAGAAAGAATGGGAACTTAGCTGTATTTCCAATTTCTACTTTCCTGAAAGGAAATCTAAATCTAAAATTGGCTGCGAAAAAGCGATTATACTCTTTCGAAAAGGAATCTTCAAGATCATGAAAAAAACAGCATTAATTACCGGAGCAAGTGTAGGCATCGGTTATGAAATTTCAAAATTAGCCGCAAAAGATGGTTACGATCTAATACTCGTAGCAAGAAATCTTAAAACCTTAAACTCAGTAAAAA
The genomic region above belongs to Leptospira saintgironsiae and contains:
- the metK gene encoding methionine adenosyltransferase, coding for MSLQDFIFTSESVSEGHPDKVCDQISDAILDAYLAQDPKSRVACETLVTTNLVVVAGEVTSKGKIDAVEIARNVIKDIGYNDVSLGFDAEFAVVSSHIHAQSPDISQGVTEGEGLFKEQGAGDQGLMFGFAIDETPELMPMPIYYSHELVRYLSGLRHDGKLKWLRPDAKSQVTVEYKNGKPTRIDTVVISTQHSPDVSHKQLEESVIEECIKKVIPANFLKDTKYFINPTGQFIIGGPHGDTGLTGRKIIVDTYGGYGRHGGGAFSGKDPSKVDRSAAYMGRYIAKNVVAAGLASQCEVQLAYAIGVAEPVSVHVDTFGTGKLSEEEIVKRIKANFKLTPRGITESLQLLEKGRKYRETAAYGHFGRSGETFTWERTDKAGALKG
- a CDS encoding transketolase family protein yields the protein MGAVSASSADQKATRDGYGDALHELGAKRSDIVVLDADLSGSTKTNKFSKAFPDRFFNVGVAEQNLVGHAAGLALAGYVPFASSFAMFLSGRAWEVVRNSVVYPFLNVKLVASHGGITVGEDGASHQCIEDFATMRAIPEMVVICPSDYNETKQIIHAIADYKGPVYVRVGRPNLPLIERENYKFEIGKAEVMREGKDVLIIANGVLVNEAMIAVKELEAEGIQATLLNMATIKPIDKEAILKYAKLCGTVVTCEEHNVIGGLGSAVSEFLSEEHPVRVLKLGMKDSFGKSGTWSGLLDYFGLRSKNIVELAKKAVQSK
- a CDS encoding ATP-dependent Clp protease adaptor ClpS encodes the protein MPNSPSIEETTTEDPVQIGGPWRVVLWDDNEHTYEYVIMMLMDVCKMTPEQAFSHAVEVDAQKKTVVFAGELEHAEHIQDLILNYGPDPLLPASKGSMSATLEG
- a CDS encoding MaoC family dehydratase, with product MAKIPTSPFAELGPKTPVETGTVKRGIYGRYLEEFTEGAIFEHPRELTIDRSFAQEFATTFMEANPLYLSAPYAQAHGFKDLLVSPLMVFNIALSLGVQNDSEKALANLGYYDVQFLKPVYPGDTLSAKTKIIKIDDKGADKPGIVHVRTICLNQNKELVLQYERKIMIYHSNGKPKGTPKPVIKEAFFPETDSPVIELPELKFPKGFETATWTDTYFENFAAGQIYIHQNGRTITDEHFPWTYRVGNTHPLHYDKLYSSGISGPMGGEPVVYGGLVFAWLCGLSSRDVTENVIWDLGFTEGYHTQPSFSGDTVTAITRVLSVKDRGTEFGIPAGEVHLQFIGLKNIKANDAFEKFGADLFLKENDKKKHGKEKLPEKIFEIERKILIKKK
- the lsa23 gene encoding surface adhesion protein Lsa23, with amino-acid sequence MKSYLLIPLFFLYLGCTSPPLPVFPTTEGICPKSDLFVLSQPEIDVQTGNDLVGIYCKANITPIGFEWEVSLVFRDEIHPSTWKDFFYRIYRRIRYGRTYDIESFLVRLEPDGKTFQLDLKNVYSGDQIFQEDPVVHKDKILSSSLLENRNSLPILYVNTWNHMFGEKDNNPGLSKQEIQISEFRFGSRTQLDGYFDTN
- a CDS encoding M3 family metallopeptidase, whose translation is MSSSVLFKEFPQIALSAQKEKVREKIQNTKKVLEDVIQKKDVNYESVIRPLNDSMEELQEEFTVLSHLNSVKNSEETQEHYTEILPEITEFYTELGQNEELFKLYTQIYEKEKTSLDRPKNKVLEDAILQFKLGGVGLPEDKKNRLQEIQLKLSDLSNQFSQNLLDSTNSFEMKIESEEDVKEIPESDKTLYKNEDGTYTFTLQFPSYNCYMTYGSNRSKREELYKAYVTRAPGNGKILEEILALRDESAKLLGYKNYAESSLATKVADSSEQVLDFLQKIGKLAKPVAEKEISELKKFAGTLGISDFQAFDSAYVSEKLKKRDYDFDEELTRPYFEKNTVVKGTFSFLEKLLGLKFEKTNAPIWDPKTEVYHVKNGSEIISRLYLDLEARKDKQGGAWMNHWETRNRLSGKTILPSAFVVCNFPPSKDSAPSLLNHSDVVTFFHEMGHALHHLCAKIEEPPVSGINGVEWDAVEFPSQFLENFAYEPEVLDFFAFHYETGKPIPKELAQKLKDTKNFLAAMGVVRQLEFGIFDIRIHLQKYSETEVQNILDTVRKEVSVLFPPGYNKFQNGFGHIFSGGYAAGYYSYKWAELLAADAFFAFRSKGIFDTDLAAKYKTEVLEKGGSENAMVLFKRFLGRDPEPDALLKLYDLVA
- a CDS encoding glutathione S-transferase family protein, yielding MIKLHGYPISNYTNKVKLALLEKGLEFEEIRTPFSQDEEFLQKSPMGKIPYLEVDGKYLVESQAILEFLDDAYPNTKRLIPEEPFAAAEVRTIISFIENYIDIPARRLYESIVEGKAISPETVELTKVSIQKGAKALSRMAKFSPYIAGKEFTAADCSAFATFQIINDHIADWISPNPLFEIPGLQAYLDMMMQNPNAAKVDKPKSVLMKALKRLRK